Proteins encoded together in one Venturia canescens isolate UGA chromosome 10, ASM1945775v1, whole genome shotgun sequence window:
- the LOC122417672 gene encoding uncharacterized protein, translating to MLALEMLAIALTSITLVSGQQPVSGKEFLMEETTISGEYLKAPRIDSQSQREGKFFPLFSVVRFANNECSGSNNFQGTCFTANECKNYGGTSYGTCAGNLGVCCVFRKSCGTTTNMNNTYFVNPDYPMTYSGGETCTLEVFRCNSDICQLRIDFLDLSLAQPNANGVCDQDFLLISRGSTTVPRICGENSNQHVYVDFNGANSISVSLVTNSDFSMARRWNLRIQQIACDSPWRAPLSCLQYYKTIDGTVSSFNYGTVSNPRVLAMLGSTMGTRQMQNLNYGVCVRMAAGYCTIEWSQSDSLSFAISGDTGVLDPTAGTDFAVSGMDCDHNFVVIPNPSVSGVPVNVDRFCGNGFVTTTSSSKPFVMYVVTNPGAASAANDFENRGFILKYRQIPCSL from the exons ATGTTGGCTCTGGAAATGTTGGCCATTGCTCTTACGTCGATAACATTAGTGTCGGGACAACAACCGGTCTCTGGGAAAGAGTTCTTGATGGAAGAAACTACCATTTCAGGAGAATACTTGAAAGCACCTCGAATCGACTCTCAGTCGCAACGTGAAGGAAAAT tttTCCCGTTATTCAGTGTGGTGAGATTTGCCAATAACGAATGTTCGGGAAGCAACAATTTTCAAGGTACTTGTTTCACCGCAAACGAGTGCAAGAATTACGGGGGAACGTCTTATGGAACGTGTGCTGGCAACTTAGGAGTATGTTGCGTTT TTCGAAAATCTTGTGGAACAACGACCAATATGAACAACACGTATTTCGTCAATCCCGACTATCCAATGACATATTCAGGTGGTGAAACATGCACACTCGAAGTGTTTCGTTGCAATTCTGATATTTGCCAG CTGCGAATAGACTTTTTGGACTTGAGTCTTGCTCAACCGAACGCGAATGGTGTTTGCGATCAAGATTTTCTTCTAATTTCGCGAGGCTCCACGACAGTGCCAAGGATTTGTGGTGAAAACTCGAATCAACATG TTTATGTGGACTTCAACGGTGCGAATTCGATAAGTGTATCATTGGTCACTAACAGCGACTTCTCGATGGCCCGTCGTtggaatttgagaattcaacaaatCGCGTGCGATTCACCTTGGCGGG CTCCGCTCAGCTGTCTTCAGTATTACAAGACTATTGACGGGACTGTCAGCAGTTTTAATTATGGCACAGTGTCGAACCCACGCG TTTTGGCTATGCTCGGGAGTACGATGGGTACGCGACAGATGCAAAACCTCAATTACGGTGTCTGCGTCCGAATGGCTGCGGGATATTGCACGATCGAATGGTCGCAGTCGGATTCACTTTCCTTTGCGATTTCCGGCGACACCGGAGTCCTCGATCCGACTGCCg GAACTGATTTCGCTGTATCCGGTATGGATTGCGATCACAATTTCGTTGTTATTCCAAATCCCTCGGTTTCCGGCGTCCCCGTTAACGTTGATCGATTTTGTGGCAATGGATTTGTCACGACGACCT CGAGCTCCAAGCCTTTCGTTATGTACGTTGTGACGAACCCCGGAGCAGCGTCAGCAGCCAACGACTTTGAGAACCGGGGATTCATACTCAAATATCGTCAGATACCGTGCAGTCTTTGA
- the Su(P) gene encoding prostaglandin E synthase 2 — protein sequence MAVLCKLSRYFKNCRSIKLNPLVIENSRNRGFRTVVQEPKSRGLLRLSLISGSVGAVLGIGYALEKIRRDRENLALDGKEVEIEILKHKPPIQPSRRIISPVDPTGLKLTLYQYQTCPFCCKVRTFLDYYGLSYDVVEVDPVLRREIQWSTYKKVPILLAKVAGGYQPLNDSSMIVSVLGSYIHDPIHKIEELAKYYPVLAVHDNNGNFKHDVVNKYFLMYQGSVPPNRTLNDIAEERKWRKWADDVFVHTLSPNVYRTLGEAYQTFNWFSDIGKWEEYFPTWERLIMINIGACAMWLIGKRLKKRHHLKDDVRQSFYDEINHWLHAINSRGGQFMGGQNPDLSDLAVYGVLRSIEGCDAFKDALDNTKLESWYQAMKEKVDSHSGSVVLPG from the exons ATGGCTGTATTATGcaaactttcgagatatttcaaaaactgtagatcaataaaattgaatccACTTGTCATAGAAAACAGTCGCAATCGTGGATTTCGTACGGTCGTGCAAGAACCAAAATCCCGAGGGTTATTAAGATTAAGCCTGATAAGTGGCAGTGTGGGTGCTGTTCTCGGAATAGGTTATGCGCTGGAGAAAATACGCAGGGACCGGGAAAATCTCGCTCTTGATGGAAAAGaggttgaaattgaaattttaaagcACAAACCACCGATTCAACCTTCGAGACGA attatttCTCCAGTCGATCCAACAGGATTGAAATTGACACTTTATCAGTATCAAACGTGCCCTTTTTGCTGTAag GTTAGAACATTTTTGGACTATTATGGATTGTCTTATGACGTTGTCGAAGTCGATCCTGTCTTACGACGGGAAATCCAGTGGTCGACATATAAAAAAGTTCCGATACTGTTGGCCAAAGTAGCGGGAGGTTATCAACCCTTGAATGACAGTTCCATGATCGTTTCTGTTTTGGGGTCCTACATTCATGATCCCATTCACAAAATTGAAGAACTTGCCAAATATTATCCAGTCTTAGCAGTCCACGACAACAATGGCAATTTCAAACACGACgttgttaataaatatttcctCATGTATCAAGGGTCGGTGCCTCCTAACAGAACTTTGAACGATATTGC gGAAGAacgaaaatggagaaaatggGCTGACGACGTTTTCGTTCATACACTTTCCCCCAACGTTTACAGAACACTCGGCGAAGCTTATCAAACCTTCAATTGGTTCTCCGAT ATTGGCAAGTGGGAAGAGTATTTTCCAACGTGGGAACGtttaataatgataaatattggAGCCTGCGCGATGTGGCTGATCGGGAAACGCCTCAAGAAGAGGCACCATCTCAAGGACGACGTCAGACAATCGTTCTACGATGAGATCAACCATTGGCTCCACgctattaattctcgaggtgGACAATTCATGGGTGGACAAAATCCAGATTTGTCGGATCTCGCGGTTTACGGTGTGCTACGTAGTATCGAAGGTTGTGATGCGTTCAAAGACGCTCTCGACAATACCAAACTCGAGTCTTGGTATCAAGCGATGAAGGAAAAAGTCGATAGTCATAGCGGGAGCGTCGTTCTTCCGGGCTAA